The Kordia sp. SMS9 genome window below encodes:
- a CDS encoding amidohydrolase family protein, whose amino-acid sequence MLDFYIQNAKICTGHKETAKIGNVGILNDRIACIHYQGDDFETPAAKKTIDATGLILTPGFIDPHASTGFGYFFPNAADHKLYQGITTEIFGNCGTSPAPIASHLDNTMNRLSDEIGFPFEWRSLQEYFDQIQDKLQFNIATLVGHSTLRAGNMDDWHNLQPQQLAAMETALAEAMDEGALGISTGLIYAPGCFAEMDEIVSLAKVTAEKGGVYASHVRNERDGLEEAVEEALNIGKQAGIRVLISHIKAAEKENWGKIPKVLNMLEKFNETSELQAACDVYPYTAVSTKLRAFIPKYMLQDGISAVTEKMKDAENVAAIAEWIQKKDYDLSRMLIISDDLKDYYNKNISEIAAEQEISLAQAIADILAASTETWVVYHCIDQKDIDTAVLWEHSMICTDSWSYPINAPKSIGQPHPRSYGAFTEYLQRFVIEEQLLSWEEAIHKVTYLPAEFFQLKHRGLIAKNYYADIVLFDPNTVKANATYLSPRELSSGIEHLWVNGSHLIQHKKIQNTTPGKVLTLKD is encoded by the coding sequence ATGCTAGATTTTTACATACAAAACGCAAAAATTTGTACAGGTCATAAAGAAACCGCCAAGATTGGAAATGTCGGTATATTGAATGATCGCATTGCATGTATTCACTATCAAGGTGACGATTTTGAAACTCCTGCAGCAAAAAAAACCATTGATGCTACAGGACTCATTTTAACGCCAGGTTTTATAGATCCGCATGCGTCTACAGGTTTTGGATACTTTTTTCCAAATGCTGCCGATCATAAATTATATCAAGGAATTACCACCGAAATATTTGGAAACTGTGGTACTTCTCCAGCACCGATTGCATCACATTTAGACAATACCATGAATCGTTTGTCAGACGAAATTGGCTTTCCATTTGAATGGCGATCGCTACAAGAATATTTTGACCAAATACAAGACAAATTACAATTCAATATTGCCACATTGGTCGGACATAGTACGCTTCGCGCAGGAAACATGGACGATTGGCACAACTTACAACCGCAACAACTAGCAGCCATGGAAACCGCTTTGGCAGAAGCCATGGACGAAGGTGCGTTGGGAATTTCCACCGGATTAATTTACGCGCCAGGTTGTTTTGCCGAAATGGACGAAATTGTTTCCTTGGCAAAAGTAACTGCGGAAAAAGGTGGCGTATACGCTTCCCATGTGCGTAACGAACGTGACGGATTGGAAGAAGCGGTGGAAGAAGCCTTAAACATTGGAAAACAAGCAGGAATTCGTGTCTTAATCAGTCACATCAAAGCCGCAGAAAAAGAAAACTGGGGAAAAATTCCGAAAGTTCTCAACATGTTGGAAAAATTTAATGAAACGAGCGAATTGCAAGCTGCCTGCGACGTGTATCCGTATACGGCCGTTTCGACTAAATTGCGCGCATTCATTCCTAAATATATGTTGCAAGATGGCATTTCCGCAGTGACGGAAAAAATGAAAGATGCCGAAAATGTTGCCGCTATTGCGGAATGGATCCAGAAGAAAGATTACGATTTATCGCGCATGTTGATCATTTCGGACGACTTGAAAGATTATTACAATAAAAATATTTCTGAAATTGCTGCCGAACAAGAAATTTCGTTAGCACAAGCGATTGCAGATATTTTAGCGGCAAGCACAGAAACCTGGGTTGTATATCATTGTATTGATCAAAAAGATATTGATACGGCTGTACTTTGGGAACACAGTATGATTTGTACTGATTCGTGGAGTTATCCTATCAATGCGCCCAAAAGTATTGGACAACCGCATCCAAGATCATACGGAGCGTTTACCGAATATTTACAACGCTTTGTGATAGAAGAACAACTATTAAGCTGGGAAGAAGCCATTCACAAAGTAACCTATTTGCCTGCGGAGTTTTTTCAGTTGAAACACAGAGGTTTGATTGCTAAAAATTATTATGCAGATATTGTGTTGTTTGATCCGAACACCGTCAAAGCAAATGCCACATATTTGTCGCCTAGAGAATTATCGTCAGGAATTGAGCATTTATGGGTAAACGGTTCACATCTCATTCAACACAAAAAAATACAAAATACAACACCAGGAAAAGTATTGACATTGAAAGATTGA
- a CDS encoding alpha/beta hydrolase, producing the protein MNQKYLLLCICTFLACMLLSAQQNSTQKKPITIGESVTFPSTILDQERILNIYLPESYTKEASGNYPVIYLLDGSMDEDFIHIAGLVQFGSFSWIQMVPESIVVGISNIDRKHDFTFPTKNKKDKEEFPTTGGSKDFIDFLEKELQPYINKNYRTTNTKTIIGQSLGGLLATEILFKKPQLFDNYIIVSPSLWWDDESLLKFAPATFQKKKSIYIAVGKEGPTMERTAKELYYKLNIEGEKNYTLNFKFLEAQEHGDALHLAAYGAFEAIFKQQK; encoded by the coding sequence ATGAATCAAAAGTACCTTTTACTATGTATTTGTACATTTTTAGCGTGTATGCTACTTTCTGCCCAACAAAATAGCACACAGAAAAAACCAATTACTATTGGCGAATCGGTAACGTTTCCATCTACAATTCTTGATCAAGAACGTATTCTAAATATTTATCTTCCTGAAAGTTACACCAAAGAAGCTTCTGGAAATTATCCTGTTATTTATTTGTTAGATGGTTCTATGGATGAAGATTTTATTCATATTGCGGGTTTGGTACAATTTGGTTCTTTTTCGTGGATTCAAATGGTGCCAGAGTCGATTGTAGTTGGCATTTCTAATATAGATCGGAAACACGATTTTACTTTTCCCACAAAAAATAAAAAAGATAAAGAGGAATTTCCCACCACGGGCGGATCAAAAGATTTTATTGATTTTTTGGAGAAAGAACTGCAACCGTATATTAACAAAAACTACCGAACTACAAATACAAAAACCATCATTGGACAATCACTTGGTGGTTTGTTAGCAACCGAGATTTTATTTAAAAAACCGCAACTGTTTGACAATTATATTATTGTGAGTCCTAGTTTATGGTGGGATGATGAATCGCTCTTAAAATTCGCTCCTGCAACATTTCAAAAAAAGAAATCCATTTACATCGCTGTTGGCAAAGAAGGTCCAACCATGGAACGTACTGCCAAAGAATTGTATTATAAACTGAATATTGAAGGCGAGAAAAATTACACGTTGAATTTTAAATTTTTAGAAGCACAAGAACATGGTGATGCTTTGCATTTAGCTGCTTATGGAGCATTTGAAGCTATTTTTAAGCAACAAAAATAG
- a CDS encoding cysteine dioxygenase family protein, giving the protein MMLQEEVLAPALENLKTWIQDAIDSGEKVTAAHIEKFVQRAQITQKDLEAYADFDHPIEDGYGRKMIYDGGQFEIMAMSWNPGDYSSIHNHGYTQWGVVQVFGNTHHFIYQNRNNQLRFAKKEILTSGSIVKVVNAMIHQMGNPSTDCYMTLHVYGCCEKDGDITADAKNYELEHDRVNHTTGGAFFNLPEEQIYDFEPGPIPTDDVFINYAKLMLDYYHRQEQTPEIIELKTQLMQKLQERICLS; this is encoded by the coding sequence ATGATGTTACAAGAAGAAGTTTTAGCTCCTGCATTGGAAAACTTAAAAACATGGATTCAAGATGCTATTGATAGTGGAGAAAAAGTCACGGCGGCGCACATTGAGAAATTTGTTCAGCGTGCACAAATCACACAAAAAGATTTGGAAGCCTATGCTGATTTTGATCATCCAATTGAAGATGGGTATGGACGCAAGATGATTTATGACGGTGGACAGTTTGAAATTATGGCAATGTCTTGGAATCCTGGCGACTACTCTTCTATTCACAATCATGGATATACACAATGGGGCGTGGTTCAAGTGTTTGGAAATACACATCATTTTATCTATCAAAATAGAAACAATCAGTTGCGATTTGCAAAGAAAGAAATCTTGACTTCTGGTTCCATTGTAAAGGTTGTCAACGCGATGATTCACCAAATGGGAAATCCTTCTACAGATTGTTATATGACCTTGCATGTGTACGGTTGTTGTGAGAAAGATGGCGATATTACTGCGGACGCGAAGAATTATGAATTGGAGCACGATCGTGTAAATCATACGACTGGTGGTGCATTTTTTAACTTGCCTGAAGAGCAGATTTATGATTTTGAACCAGGTCCAATTCCAACAGATGATGTATTTATCAACTACGCAAAGTTGATGCTAGATTATTATCACCGTCAAGAACAAACACCTGAAATCATAGAATTAAAGACACAGTTGATGCAAAAATTACAAGAGCGTATTTGCCTTTCGTAA
- a CDS encoding LysR family transcriptional regulator: protein MNYTLHQLKVFVEIVKKQSITKASEALFLTQPAVSIQLKKFQDQFPLPLTEVVGRKLYVTNFGKEIAVTAKKILDEVSTIDHKTKEYQGKLAGKLTLSCVSTGKYVMPYYLSGFVNQHTGIDFSIDVTNKQNVVKDLEQNKVDFALVSVLPTHLSLETLPLLKNSLYLVGGRERESKRNGKIENIFIEEPLLYREKGSATRNAMEAFIDGKNVSIQKKIELTSNEALKQAVIAGLGYSIMPLLGIKNAVDDGAIKIIKHKGLPIHTQWNIVWLKNKSLSPVANAFIAYLEAEKDTIKSKYFDWAEE from the coding sequence ATGAACTACACCTTACACCAACTTAAAGTCTTTGTTGAAATTGTAAAAAAACAAAGCATTACCAAAGCTTCCGAAGCTTTATTCTTAACTCAACCTGCTGTCTCTATTCAGCTTAAAAAATTTCAAGATCAATTTCCACTGCCATTAACCGAAGTTGTGGGTAGAAAATTATATGTAACTAATTTTGGAAAAGAGATTGCTGTCACTGCTAAAAAGATTTTAGATGAAGTGTCTACTATTGATCATAAAACCAAGGAATATCAGGGGAAATTGGCGGGAAAATTAACGCTTTCCTGTGTTTCGACGGGAAAATATGTGATGCCGTATTATCTTTCTGGGTTTGTGAATCAGCACACAGGCATTGATTTTTCTATTGATGTGACGAACAAGCAGAATGTTGTAAAAGATTTAGAACAAAACAAAGTTGATTTTGCATTGGTTTCTGTTTTGCCAACCCATTTATCATTAGAAACGCTTCCTTTGTTAAAAAACAGTTTGTATTTGGTTGGCGGAAGAGAACGCGAATCGAAACGTAACGGTAAAATAGAAAACATTTTTATAGAAGAACCTTTGCTATACCGTGAAAAGGGTTCGGCTACTCGTAATGCCATGGAAGCTTTTATTGACGGGAAAAATGTGTCCATACAGAAGAAAATTGAGTTGACCTCAAACGAAGCGTTAAAACAAGCTGTGATTGCAGGTTTGGGATATTCTATCATGCCACTTTTGGGAATTAAAAATGCGGTTGATGATGGCGCTATTAAAATTATAAAACACAAAGGACTTCCGATTCATACCCAATGGAATATTGTGTGGTTGAAAAACAAATCACTTTCGCCTGTTGCCAATGCTTTTATTGCCTATTTGGAAGCTGAGAAAGACACGATTAAATCTAAATATTTTGATTGGGCTGAGGAATGA
- the menC gene encoding o-succinylbenzoate synthase, whose product MTVKEDIHTLPISFKNIRLIRLNLPQKEQFVSGIGVRNSREALIIEWEDANGIKGYGECSCRPDPYYSDEFIDAAIALVNQFIVPFLMPQQTFGDLLKRLDKIRGWNFTKAAVEMAALQVIEQNTGKSPFQLLQNTPLTDVPVGISLGLYTDLDRMKKVVKNALETGYRRLKFKISPNVRTDFFEEINPMLFKADTYVSFDANGSFGEDDFEVFNYFANTYQTMIEQPFAPTRFDLLLKAKQENPSVFICYDEEIKSLGDVLKLHHLGVLDEVNLKVGRVGGVMKSIEIIQYCAKHSIPCWIGGMFETGIGRTLNLRMASYLPNARAHDLSPSDRYFLEDIVAPNVEMNNGHVSIESLQHCKIQPNLLDKYTIDQKTIEVTC is encoded by the coding sequence ATGACTGTAAAAGAAGACATACACACACTACCCATATCTTTTAAAAACATTCGCCTTATTCGTCTAAATCTTCCCCAAAAAGAACAATTTGTATCCGGAATCGGCGTGCGAAATTCGCGCGAAGCGTTGATTATAGAATGGGAAGATGCTAATGGTATCAAAGGGTATGGAGAATGTTCATGCAGACCAGATCCATATTATTCGGATGAATTTATTGATGCTGCGATTGCGTTGGTAAATCAATTTATTGTGCCTTTTTTAATGCCGCAACAAACCTTTGGCGATCTTTTGAAACGACTCGATAAAATTCGCGGTTGGAACTTTACCAAAGCCGCAGTTGAAATGGCTGCTTTGCAAGTTATAGAACAAAATACTGGGAAATCACCTTTCCAATTATTACAAAATACACCTTTAACCGATGTTCCTGTGGGAATTTCACTCGGACTCTACACAGACTTAGACCGAATGAAAAAAGTCGTAAAAAACGCTTTAGAAACAGGGTACAGACGCTTAAAGTTTAAAATATCGCCGAATGTGCGAACTGACTTCTTCGAAGAAATCAATCCGATGTTGTTTAAAGCAGATACATACGTAAGTTTTGATGCGAATGGCAGTTTTGGTGAAGATGATTTTGAAGTCTTCAATTACTTTGCAAATACGTATCAAACGATGATAGAACAACCGTTTGCGCCTACGCGATTCGATTTGTTATTGAAAGCGAAACAAGAAAATCCATCGGTATTTATCTGTTATGATGAAGAAATAAAATCGCTCGGAGATGTCTTAAAGCTGCATCATTTAGGTGTCTTGGATGAAGTAAACCTGAAAGTTGGACGTGTTGGTGGCGTGATGAAAAGCATTGAAATCATTCAATATTGTGCCAAACACAGCATTCCATGTTGGATTGGCGGTATGTTTGAAACGGGCATTGGACGAACGCTCAACTTACGCATGGCTTCATATTTACCTAACGCACGCGCACACGATTTAAGTCCGTCCGATCGTTATTTCTTGGAAGATATCGTTGCCCCAAATGTGGAAATGAACAACGGACATGTTTCTATTGAAAGCTTACAACACTGTAAAATACAACCAAATTTACTCGATAAATACACAATTGATCAAAAAACCATAGAAGTTACATGCTAG
- a CDS encoding LytTR family DNA-binding domain-containing protein, with product MNQINILIVEDHQEQIELLTDILETNGFHVAGVARNFKEAIQCLHNIPIDFLILDIFLGGNPEGLAIAEFIDTQPDKLKPFIFLTSSTSRQIFERAKLTHPYSYIVKPYNQLELLYAIETAIEKFYGQEDSFSAEDENTVISKEYLFIKKGKSLKKVRTAAIILIEVEEKYCNIITEKEKFVILISLVKILELLDTSKFYRTHRNFIVNLHKIEEIVPQDNLILLEGNHKATLSGKYKDIINKFQTLR from the coding sequence ATGAACCAAATAAACATCCTCATAGTTGAAGACCACCAAGAACAAATTGAACTGTTAACCGACATCCTTGAAACGAATGGTTTTCACGTAGCTGGCGTTGCACGAAATTTTAAAGAAGCGATCCAATGCTTACACAATATACCAATCGATTTTCTAATTCTTGATATTTTTTTAGGTGGAAATCCTGAAGGACTCGCTATTGCGGAATTTATAGATACGCAACCCGATAAATTAAAACCTTTTATCTTTCTCACGAGTTCCACAAGTCGCCAAATATTTGAACGTGCCAAACTCACGCATCCGTATAGCTACATCGTAAAACCGTACAATCAATTAGAACTTTTATATGCGATTGAAACCGCGATTGAAAAATTTTACGGTCAAGAAGATTCCTTTTCTGCCGAAGATGAAAACACAGTAATCAGCAAAGAATACTTATTCATTAAAAAAGGAAAATCGCTCAAAAAAGTACGTACAGCTGCTATCATTCTGATTGAAGTAGAAGAAAAATACTGTAACATCATTACGGAAAAAGAAAAATTTGTCATTCTCATCTCGCTTGTCAAAATTTTGGAATTGTTAGATACTTCAAAATTCTACCGAACACATCGTAATTTCATTGTCAATCTTCATAAAATAGAAGAAATTGTTCCTCAGGACAATCTAATTCTTCTGGAAGGAAATCATAAAGCCACCTTGAGTGGAAAATATAAAGACATCATTAATAAGTTTCAGACACTGAGATAG
- a CDS encoding GNAT family N-acetyltransferase, translating to MQQRTEIRDANETDYQIVADIYNEYITLGTSNMEETHKTATDIAGWIAKFNNREKLYVFIQDEIVIGWGIIKRYSDREGYRFACETAVYFTQTELGKGYGTQMKKFVIAQCKQLEYKHLVAKVFATNTASIAYNEKLGYTIVGRQHEIGFRNGHWVDMIIMQYIIE from the coding sequence ATGCAACAGCGAACAGAAATAAGAGATGCTAACGAAACTGATTATCAGATCGTTGCTGACATATATAACGAATACATCACGTTGGGAACTTCCAATATGGAAGAAACCCATAAAACCGCAACAGACATTGCGGGTTGGATAGCAAAATTCAACAATCGGGAGAAATTATACGTTTTTATACAAGACGAGATTGTGATTGGTTGGGGAATTATAAAACGTTACAGTGATCGAGAAGGTTACCGATTTGCATGTGAAACTGCCGTATATTTCACGCAAACGGAATTAGGAAAAGGCTACGGAACACAAATGAAAAAGTTTGTCATAGCACAATGCAAACAATTAGAATACAAACATTTGGTTGCCAAAGTTTTTGCCACAAATACGGCGAGTATTGCATATAATGAAAAATTAGGCTATACTATTGTCGGCCGTCAACACGAAATTGGTTTCCGAAATGGACACTGGGTTGATATGATTATCATGCAGTATATAATTGAATAA
- a CDS encoding sodium-dependent bicarbonate transport family permease: MDLHLLFDNLSNPALLFFVLGIFAAQVRSDLEIPKSSSKFLSLYLLLAIGFKGGQELAHSSYTADIGWSLIMGIALATIVPLYSYYILRLKFTVDNAGAIAAAYGSVSAVTFVTAISFLELENIPFGGHMVAVMALMEAPSIIVGVLLMRIHSNGKKSYKEMLGLVKHAVTNGSVLLILGSLVIGFLASDAQAEGIKPFTTDIFKGFLAVFLLDMGITSGKKIGALIKKGWFALIFAIFIPLANGITVAYTSSHVLSSDGDRLLLSILAASASYIAVPAAMRIAAPKANPSLYLPMALAITFPFNITLGMPIYMWFIQHS; this comes from the coding sequence ATGGATTTACATTTACTATTCGATAATTTATCGAATCCAGCATTATTGTTTTTTGTTTTAGGAATTTTTGCAGCACAAGTACGAAGTGATCTTGAAATTCCGAAAAGTTCTTCAAAATTTTTGTCTTTATATCTCTTACTAGCCATTGGTTTCAAAGGCGGGCAAGAGTTAGCGCATAGTAGTTATACAGCAGATATTGGTTGGTCGCTTATCATGGGAATAGCACTCGCCACCATTGTTCCACTGTATTCGTACTATATATTGCGTTTAAAATTTACGGTAGACAATGCCGGAGCTATCGCGGCAGCGTATGGTTCGGTAAGTGCCGTAACTTTTGTAACGGCAATTAGCTTTTTGGAGTTAGAAAATATTCCATTCGGCGGACACATGGTCGCTGTGATGGCATTAATGGAAGCACCTTCCATCATTGTTGGTGTATTATTGATGCGAATTCATTCCAACGGTAAGAAGTCTTACAAAGAAATGTTAGGACTCGTAAAACATGCAGTTACAAACGGAAGTGTACTGCTTATATTAGGAAGTTTGGTCATTGGTTTTTTAGCCAGTGATGCACAAGCAGAAGGAATCAAACCCTTTACAACGGATATATTTAAAGGATTTTTGGCAGTTTTCTTACTAGACATGGGAATTACTAGTGGAAAGAAAATTGGCGCACTGATCAAAAAAGGATGGTTCGCTTTGATATTTGCCATCTTTATTCCGCTAGCCAACGGAATTACAGTAGCATACACGTCGTCGCATGTGTTAAGCAGCGACGGAGATCGTTTATTACTGTCCATTTTGGCAGCCAGTGCATCTTATATTGCCGTGCCAGCAGCCATGCGAATTGCAGCACCAAAAGCAAATCCAAGTTTATATTTACCCATGGCATTAGCCATCACATTCCCATTCAACATTACGTTGGGAATGCCTATATATATGTGGTTCATACAACATTCATAA
- a CDS encoding tetratricopeptide repeat-containing sensor histidine kinase, with translation MSFKTNCLPYIQILIFPVLLFSQNNSKAPNFKKVISEHILQLENPKYVSKISAFFINEQPDSILVYTTKAFNNSTLDAQTSDFYNFLRGFSFYKKRILHKAEEELLKVSKDFTYYHTAIAFLGTVTLESSQFKKALNYFKQIENFSKSELLTIEPAKVKDNIGVCHLHLENYEEAERYLTESLKYIRKLNDIVRLVTAYGNLANLNYVQYKDDKAIPLFQKAYKLAITTDDFISKQNTALNMAIVEENRKDLAKALVYRKEYEKWRDSINNQNKIYATVEAEKKIAVEKEQKQVAIFKADNKVKTAQRNTYLYSAIILLLMLGVSAYLYREKVKRNKIINAQKEDLDELNATKDKLFSIVSHDLRSSVNAIKTSNKKLLNKLETKKLDEVDGLLQNNSAIVNGAYNLLDNLLNWALLQTKQTHFEITKLRLASIVDHVTYNYKAMLADKELSLENTISKKELVYADQESLKIILRNLIDNAIKFTNSGGKITIYTESDDAEFCHLIVEDTGIGMNEATRVEVLKDTTLLAKKQHENIIGTGLGMQLCKSMIKKNNGSLSIESELGKGTKMIISLPKNLPNEPNKHPHS, from the coding sequence ATGTCTTTCAAAACCAATTGTTTGCCTTATATCCAAATACTGATTTTTCCCGTTTTGTTATTTTCTCAAAACAATAGCAAGGCTCCTAATTTCAAGAAAGTTATAAGTGAACATATTTTACAATTGGAAAACCCCAAATACGTTTCAAAAATAAGCGCCTTTTTCATCAATGAACAACCTGATTCTATTTTAGTGTATACAACCAAAGCATTTAATAATTCAACTTTAGACGCTCAAACTTCGGACTTTTATAATTTTCTTCGTGGGTTTAGTTTCTACAAAAAAAGAATCTTACATAAAGCAGAGGAAGAGTTACTGAAAGTTTCTAAAGACTTTACATATTATCACACAGCTATTGCTTTTCTTGGAACTGTAACATTAGAATCTTCTCAATTCAAAAAAGCATTAAATTACTTTAAACAAATAGAAAATTTTTCTAAATCAGAATTGTTAACCATTGAGCCTGCTAAAGTCAAAGACAATATTGGCGTTTGTCATTTGCATCTTGAAAATTATGAAGAAGCAGAACGCTACTTAACAGAAAGTCTGAAATATATTCGTAAACTGAATGACATTGTACGATTGGTAACCGCTTATGGCAATCTTGCTAACCTTAATTACGTTCAATACAAAGACGACAAAGCCATTCCGCTATTTCAAAAAGCGTATAAATTGGCAATAACTACTGACGATTTTATCTCAAAACAAAATACAGCTTTAAACATGGCGATTGTCGAAGAAAATCGAAAGGATTTGGCAAAAGCTCTGGTATATCGAAAAGAATATGAAAAATGGAGAGATTCCATCAACAATCAAAACAAAATTTACGCGACAGTAGAAGCCGAAAAAAAGATTGCTGTTGAAAAAGAACAAAAACAAGTCGCTATTTTTAAAGCGGATAATAAAGTGAAAACAGCACAACGCAATACCTATTTGTATTCTGCTATCATTCTATTATTAATGCTTGGTGTGAGTGCGTATTTGTATCGTGAAAAAGTAAAACGCAACAAAATTATCAATGCACAAAAGGAAGATTTAGACGAACTGAATGCCACAAAAGATAAATTATTCTCCATTGTAAGTCACGATTTGCGATCGTCCGTAAATGCAATTAAGACGAGTAATAAAAAACTCCTCAACAAACTAGAAACCAAAAAGTTGGATGAAGTAGACGGTTTACTACAAAACAACAGTGCTATTGTAAATGGCGCGTATAATTTATTGGATAATCTCCTAAACTGGGCTTTGCTTCAAACCAAACAAACACATTTTGAAATTACGAAACTTCGCTTGGCTTCTATTGTAGATCATGTTACGTATAATTACAAAGCGATGTTGGCAGATAAAGAACTTTCATTAGAAAATACCATTTCCAAAAAAGAGCTGGTATATGCGGATCAAGAATCACTGAAAATCATCTTGCGAAACTTGATAGACAATGCTATTAAGTTTACCAATTCGGGAGGAAAAATTACAATATACACTGAAAGTGATGACGCTGAATTTTGTCATTTAATTGTGGAAGATACTGGAATCGGTATGAACGAAGCAACACGTGTAGAAGTATTAAAAGACACCACATTGCTTGCCAAAAAGCAACATGAAAACATTATTGGCACAGGACTCGGCATGCAACTTTGCAAATCAATGATCAAAAAAAATAACGGCTCTTTATCCATAGAAAGTGAACTCGGAAAAGGCACAAAAATGATAATCTCACTACCAAAAAACCTACCAAATGAACCAAATAAACATCCTCATAGTTGA